TGTTGTGCATAGTCGTTAGGTTGAAAGAGGTCGAATGCCATACCCAAGCGATTCTCACCAAGCGGAAATAAAAGTGCATCTGTACCGACTACGTTTGCCGCAATCCCAAACCTAAACAAAAGAGGAACAGGATTTGACTCTTTTGCATACTTTGCATTAGCTCCAAAGTTTTGTACTGATGATGCAATTTCGATGGACCGAAAGCCGGTGCGATACCGAATCCCAAAATCGAACAATAATGCATCAGCCCAAGTTTTAACATTTTCATAGACTCCTTGCCTTACCAAAGCACTAACCATCTGCCCGTTGAATAGCGATTCGTGAGCATACTTTACACCGATTCCCATCGAAAATTTATCAGTCAGGTTTGTTGCGTACGTAACACCGATAAGATAACTGAACGGACGGAATGTTCTTCCTGTCATACCGGGATTTTCAGTGTCTTTGATGTATGGTAGAGCATTGCTTGTTTCCTCGAATTCACCAAAATCGACGTACTGAACCTGCACACCTACAGCGCCGAATTCTTCGATTGGTAAGGCATAGGAAATTGCTCCTTGTTGAGCCTCGAATATCCATTTTATGTATGTAGATGATAATTCTTGATTTTGTACTAATGCAAGTCCGCTTGGATTCCAAAAGATAGCTTCAGCACCAGAAGCCCAAACACTGTAGGCATTTCCTAAAGCAGTACCACGAGCAGATGGCATCACGTGTAAAAATTGCATTGCTGTGCTGCCTACTTTTTGCGCCGGTAGGGTAGAATATAACAGACACACAGCACACAGAGATAAAAGAAGCTTGTAAATATTTTTCACACTATTCATATCGTAACTTTCAATTAATGAATAATAACAAATTTGCCGCGTGAGTGCGCGCCGCTTTCGTCTTCAACAACAAAGAAATATACACCGGAAGCTAATATCTGATTGTTCCTTGAAATCTGGTACCACGGGTTGCCATAAGTATCTCGGTTGTGTTCGATTGTGTTAATTAGCTGACCGCTGTAAGAAAATATTCTTATTGTGCATCGCTTGGTCAGTCCCATAAATTGAACCTTGTCAGTTACTTCGCCGTCGGGGTCCGAACCACCTAAACCGCTTGTAACTATAAGCGGATTGGGTACAACGTAAACTTTTCCGAGAGTTCCTACTACAGCCGGGGCTTGTGTTTCCCATTTCGTAAAGTTGGTCATTCCACCTTTACCACCAAGCGAATCAACTGAAAATACTGCATAATAAACGAACTCACCTATATTGCTTTCTCTATCTAATACAACGTAAACTGAGTCGTGGAAATAACGGGGATCGCGTTTTCCAACACTATCAATGAGTGTCCAAGGTCCTAGTGGGTGAGTTGCGCGCATCGCTTTATAATATGCAAACGGAGCATTAAGTTTCGGAGTTGTGAATTCCTCTACTTGCGGACCCCAAATTATTTTATTAACCGCCGCGCGAGTGTTTTCAATTTTAATCATCGGTGCTGGAAAAGGAATTTTAATAGTGTTGTATGCACCAAATCCATTTGGTCTGGAATTCATGGGTTCGTATTGTGAAGTATCGTATTTTGCCAGAGGACGCCCGGTGTACATCTGAATCGCTCGATCTGCTACATCGCGAATCGAAACAACACCAGGTGTTACGTACCACGGCAGCGGATTGGTTTGTAAGTAATTACTACCTATATATGGAGGATTACCCACATTAGGGTATGTCAATGTCTTGCACCAACTTGGTATCTTTTGCAAATATGGGTCAGGCTCTCCGCGAATACCGCCTCCTAAATCTCTATAGACGCTATCGCTCGCTACACCAGGGCCATATCCTACAACTTCAGCCACAACAAAACGCGATACAGAATTTGGCGGTAAAGTGTAAGGTCCAAAACCATACCCATGTCCCGCAGGCTGACTCCATCCCAAAGTTTGTGATGGCTTCGCACGCCCTATCCAGTGAAAGTTGTCTGCGGAAAAATTTATTGAATCATTCGCTCCTTTAAAAACACTACTTTTTCTGCTTAAAGGGTCAAGCCAAGTTTGTAACTTAGTCGGGTAAAGGTTAGCGTTTTCGTATCTATTAAGCCAGGGTTGTTTCATTTTTCTATTCGCATCCCATACCAAAGCAGTATCAGAGGGACTTACATAAGTACTCGTTTGACCTCTCAAGGCAAGATTCTGATAGTCGTAATACAACATCATAATACCAGCCGCCTGAGGCGAATTAAGCCCACCTCTGTTGCCCGGCTTTGACCAAAGATTGAAAAACGTGGTGTCGGGATTCCCTGTCCTATCGTGATTGTAAGTCATGTAGCGTTTTAAATCAAAACGTGCAAACTGGTCGCGCGAACGTGAATCGGCTTCTGCCCAGCGATTGAATCGTCTCTCATATCCGAACATCGACGTCATGAAACCATATCCCCAACCAATAAAAGTATCTTTAACAGTGTCGGGAGTAGTATTATGCAATTCGTATTCGTATATGATGAAGCTATCATAACCGGGATAGCTCCAAGCACGGCTTGTGCGGGTAACAGTAATACCAAGTGGTGTTCCCCATTTTGCGACAATAATTTCTTCGGCTTCATCAGGATTGTAAGCAGGATTTAAAATACCGGTAGCAAGCACAGGATAGTTTTCAATTCTTTCAATAGATATCGGGTAACTGTAAATGTTTTCGACTTGGGTGGCTTTTCCTGTGGCGTCTGTAACAGCACCACAATATATGTATTGCCGAACCGTACCTCTCGTACCTCCGATGTACAAACCACCACCGAAAGAGTTATGCTGACCGGCATATTTTGTTCTATCAATAATCATTGATGAGTTCGGTGGCCATTCCATCGAAGGATAACCGACCAACATACCGGCAGTCCCGTTATCAAATGTTCTTCCCACCTCACCTGTATTGAATACTGTTTGATGAAGCATGCCCCTTTGATGTATTCGGAAATCGCGGAGTTGTGAAAACAGACCTTCGAAAGGTAGTGTTAACAAGAGAAAAACAAATAGTATATATTTCATATTTACAACCTGATAATAAATTATTTAGAATTCTATCATAATACCAAAATTGAATGACCTTGGTGAGTTATCATAAATCAAGAACGACTGATCAACAGCAAACGCCTGCGATGGTGTGTTAGTATCCTGCCAATATAGAATACCATAATTCGGATCGTTGATAGGATAGTTTTCATACGCATAAATTCTATTATTTGTTGATGCGGCATTGGGGGTTGAAAAAATATAATTATAGTTAAGTATTTTGTTATTGAAGAGATTGAAAACCTCGGCATAGAACATTGCATTTGTGCCAAAAAAATTTCGGATTCTTTTCGTTAATTTTATGTTGGTATTATACTCGCCCGGCGAGCGCGCGGCATTAAGGAGTTTTGTGTTCGTCGAAGATGTGTACGGGCGGCCGCTTCTTAAAAATGAATTCGATGAAAGAGTAAGATTTTCTAACGGAAACATTCCAATTATATTTGGTCCCCACTCATTTTCTGTTACATACGCTAAATTGATTATTAGATTGTGTGTACGATCAAAATCAAGTAAGATATCTCTGATTGGCACCTTATCTAATTTCGTACTCACTTCACCGGACACAGGATCTTTGATAAATGAAGGTGGTGCGTTCGATGTCGTGGCGCTCTTCCCGGTAGCGACACTGAATTGGTAATTTATGGAACCGGTGAACTCGCCCCTTCTTTTTGTAAATGCAACACGAAATCCGCGGATATCAGCATAGTCTCTATTAAAATAAGTCTCATACGAAAGATCAGATGTGAAAGTTGCCATTTGAACAAGATTTTTTACATCTTTATAATATCCGCTGACATCCAGTGTAAATCCTTCGCCCAATCCTTGCATTACGCCTATGTCATAGCTGTTTGTAGTTTCAGGTTCGAGTTGCGGGTTACCCAAACGGATTGGCATTAATCGTCCTTGTTT
The sequence above is drawn from the Bacteroidota bacterium genome and encodes:
- a CDS encoding PorV/PorQ family protein, with amino-acid sequence MNSVKNIYKLLLSLCAVCLLYSTLPAQKVGSTAMQFLHVMPSARGTALGNAYSVWASGAEAIFWNPSGLALVQNQELSSTYIKWIFEAQQGAISYALPIEEFGAVGVQVQYVDFGEFEETSNALPYIKDTENPGMTGRTFRPFSYLIGVTYATNLTDKFSMGIGVKYAHESLFNGQMVSALVRQGVYENVKTWADALLFDFGIRYRTGFRSIEIASSVQNFGANAKYAKESNPVPLLFRFGIAANVVGTDALLFPLGENRLGMAFDLFQPNDYAQQAHFGIEYEFAESFALRGGYKFNYDYEGLTIGGGVKHKFGSVLLSLDYSYGSIGTYLGNVQRISLGAVLQ
- a CDS encoding T9SS C-terminal target domain-containing protein, whose amino-acid sequence is MKYILFVFLLLTLPFEGLFSQLRDFRIHQRGMLHQTVFNTGEVGRTFDNGTAGMLVGYPSMEWPPNSSMIIDRTKYAGQHNSFGGGLYIGGTRGTVRQYIYCGAVTDATGKATQVENIYSYPISIERIENYPVLATGILNPAYNPDEAEEIIVAKWGTPLGITVTRTSRAWSYPGYDSFIIYEYELHNTTPDTVKDTFIGWGYGFMTSMFGYERRFNRWAEADSRSRDQFARFDLKRYMTYNHDRTGNPDTTFFNLWSKPGNRGGLNSPQAAGIMMLYYDYQNLALRGQTSTYVSPSDTALVWDANRKMKQPWLNRYENANLYPTKLQTWLDPLSRKSSVFKGANDSINFSADNFHWIGRAKPSQTLGWSQPAGHGYGFGPYTLPPNSVSRFVVAEVVGYGPGVASDSVYRDLGGGIRGEPDPYLQKIPSWCKTLTYPNVGNPPYIGSNYLQTNPLPWYVTPGVVSIRDVADRAIQMYTGRPLAKYDTSQYEPMNSRPNGFGAYNTIKIPFPAPMIKIENTRAAVNKIIWGPQVEEFTTPKLNAPFAYYKAMRATHPLGPWTLIDSVGKRDPRYFHDSVYVVLDRESNIGEFVYYAVFSVDSLGGKGGMTNFTKWETQAPAVVGTLGKVYVVPNPLIVTSGLGGSDPDGEVTDKVQFMGLTKRCTIRIFSYSGQLINTIEHNRDTYGNPWYQISRNNQILASGVYFFVVEDESGAHSRGKFVIIH
- a CDS encoding TonB-dependent receptor, with the translated sequence FLNIQKKVFNKSIFGTAHKIKPFEVGLFIQDKMEFEGLIANIGLRLDIWNSQSHYYTNIFAPFRVVDSLGNPSNDPQAAAKAKAPVLARLQPRVGVSFPVSLSTVFHLNYGSFMQRPSFQYVVSSRVKQGRLMPIRLGNPQLEPETTNSYDIGVMQGLGEGFTLDVSGYYKDVKNLVQMATFTSDLSYETYFNRDYADIRGFRVAFTKRRGEFTGSINYQFSVATGKSATTSNAPPSFIKDPVSGEVSTKLDKVPIRDILLDFDRTHNLIINLAYVTENEWGPNIIGMFPLENLTLSSNSFLRSGRPYTSSTNTKLLNAARSPGEYNTNIKLTKRIRNFFGTNAMFYAEVFNLFNNKILNYNYIFSTPNAASTNNRIYAYENYPINDPNYGILYWQDTNTPSQAFAVDQSFLIYDNSPRSFNFGIMIEF